A window of the Apodemus sylvaticus chromosome 15, mApoSyl1.1, whole genome shotgun sequence genome harbors these coding sequences:
- the LOC127665953 gene encoding keratin-associated protein 20-2-like: protein MCYYGSYYGGLGYGYGGLGYGYGSLGCGYGGFGGYGYGCCRPLCCRRYWSYGFY, encoded by the coding sequence ATGTGTTACTACGGCAGCTACTATGGAGGCCTGGGCTATGGCTATGGAGGCCTGGGCTATGGCTATGGTAGCCTAGGCTGTGGTTATGGTGGCTTTGGTGGCTATGGCTATGGCTGCTGCCGTCCACTGTGCTGTAGAAGATACTGGTCCTATGGCTTCTACTGA